A single Scleropages formosus chromosome 4, fSclFor1.1, whole genome shotgun sequence DNA region contains:
- the pop7 gene encoding ribonuclease P protein subunit p20 has translation MSESCGAVSLSQSQSLPGVAGGSAMDMDPVEFTLRKRLPRKLPRRRNDVYVNMKTDFRAQLARCQKLLDSAGPGPREICIHGLGLAISRAINIALQLQACSQGALQLAANTSTVELVDDLEPEDPDEGETLTRTRNNSAIHIKVFYPQ, from the coding sequence ATGTCAGAGTCCTGTGGTGCTGTGTCCCTGTCACAGTCTCAGTCACTGCCAGGTGTAGCAGGGGGCTCAGCAATGGACATGGATCCTGTGGAGTTCACCCTGCGCAAACGGCTGCCCAGGAAGCTGCCTCGACGCCGTAACGATGTCTACGTTAACATGAAAACAGACTTCCGTGCCCAGCTGGCACGCTGCCAGAAGCTCTTGGATTCAGCTGGACCAGGCCCCAGAGAGATCTGTATTCATGGACTGGGGCTAGCGATCAGTCGGGCCATAAAtattgctttgcagcttcaggcaTGCAGCCAGGGGGCGCTGCAGCTGGCTGCCAATACCTCCACTGTAGAGCTTGTGGATGACCTGGAGCCTGAGGACCCTGATGAAGGGGAGACGTTAACTCGCACTCGTAACAACTCTGCCATCCACATCAAGGTGTTCTACCCACAGTGA